The Sorex araneus isolate mSorAra2 chromosome 9, mSorAra2.pri, whole genome shotgun sequence genomic interval GCACCTTCCAACCCTTGTTAAGTGCTGCCAGTCACCCTTGAAAATAATTGACCCCCTAAAAGTGAACATATTTTTATCAATCTTAGTAAACATTAGCAGAACTGTAGTAGTGGATGTGTAAAGTTTACATGTGCGTGTCTTACCATACTCATACATGACTCTTTCTTACCTTAATGtctttgttatattttatgaGGTCAAAACTATGTCCCAGATCAAGTCTTGTAATTTGCAATTGCATTTCAGGCactgatttggtttgggggccaaagtgAAGTGCccagatcctggctctgcactcactgatCCCTCCtgggggctcgggagaccctggGGTGtacagggttggctgcatgctgcccaagtgccttacccactgtactctccagtccctggcaccataccaTGAGAGGGGTTCATACATGAACATTCCAACACTTcaccttccaccagagtgtctgcttccctccactatttttttatttgacttgtttgtttgttttaattaattttttagttagcgaatcaccgtgagggtacagttacagatttatacatttttgtgctcatgtttccctcatacaaagttcgagaacccatcccttcaccagtgcccattctccactacaaataaacccagcatccctcccacccccccaatcccatctccccccaccccaccctgccactgtggcagggcattcccttttgttccctctctctaattaggtgttgtggtttgcaataaaggtgttgagtggccattgtgttcagtctctagtctacattcagcacgcatcacccttcccccgagtggcctccaaccacattttacttggtgttcccttctctatctgagctgccctctccccagaatgtgaggccagcttccaagccatggagtcaacctcctggtacttatttctactattcttgggtgtgagtctcctactctgttattctatattccacagatgagtgcaatctttctatgtctgtctctctctttctgactcatttcacttagcatgataccttccatgctgatccacttatatgcaaagttcatgacctcattttttctaacagctgcatagtattccattgtatagatgtaccagagtttcttcaaccagtcatctgttctagggcactcgggtttttcccagattctggctattgtaaatagtgctgcgatgaacatataagtgcagatgtcatttctactatacctttttgcctctctgggatatattcccagcagtggtattgctgggtcaaatgggagctcaatttctaattttttgagaatcgtccatattgttttccaaaagggctgaaccagtcggcattcccaccagcagtgtagatgggtccctttctccccacatcctctccaacagtggttgctttttaaagatcaaaacaacatttaaaacTGCAGCTTCTGGAAGAACCATTTGTTCTTGCCGGTCTTGTATCTCTCCTCGAACTTGACCTTGGCCTCTCTCCGAGCTTTGTGTTTAAGAGCTGGGTCTCTGAAGACATCCTTGTTGAGGATGGTTTTGTCCAAGGGGATGTCCACGGAGTACCTTGTGCGCATAAGGTGAttatagttataaactttcaCGAAAGACTTGATCTTGGACCTTTTGGCGATTTTCTTCTTGCCCATGTCAGCTGTCACTTTGCGGGGATATCGGTCAATCCCAGCCACCAGGGCATGGCTGTAGGGGCGGCCTGAGGTGCCGTCATCAATGTTCTTCACGATGACCGCTTTGTGTCCCGAGTAGCGTCTGGCCAGGGCCAGCACCACCTTCCCGGGTTTCATGAACTTGCCCTTTTCGACAGCAACCACTGGGGCTACACAGAAAGaaagcttccctccaccattgcctcaGGCTCCCCCGTCACCCCCAACACCCCCGTCATGGTGAGCTCAGTTCTtcagaccagttctcatgttctgttgcctttgaccatttgttatccCCATGACTCTCCTTCTTTATAGCTCATATATGatcatcaactttttaaaatatccgAATCCCCGATACATGTgtggcccctccgttgctgaatgcccatgatcccagaggccatctaactactctCAGCAAcacagcttcttgcagaaatgcctccagactgtgaactgagccctggccccatgccaccccagcaggggaaaggtttttctctctcggctttttcttttggggggggcggtgtggtgactgccatcttataaggcccactaaacagaggtacgagcttgcaatgatgccatttttggcagaaatttctctggacttagccactaaaatacagaaatccaaaaccacgcagccacaATAGTCGTGGCCGCAATAACCTCATgtcctcatgtctcttcattctcagcagggGAGAACAGATtgtcaaatgctgccttttcagcaggttcgatttggggggggaggttccaaataataatagtgagtttaatgttgaaatgttgaatgtaatcaaagcaaagagaaagtaaaatgaaaattatcagctacacaggcggggggtggggtggggtgggaggtatgctggggttcttggtggtggagcatgtgcactggtgaagggatgggggattGAGCATTGtgtcactgagacttaagcctgaaatctttgcaacttttcacatggtgattcaataaaaaatttaaataaaaaatatctgaatccccatgagatacagagttacaaagctgttcatggttgggtttcagtcgtataaggttccaacacccgtccctccaccagtgtacacctcCCACCACTAATGCCCCTAGTTTCCTACCGTTTGTCTTCCTCCCCAGCTGTCTCTATAGCAggccttttttttctctctctctctctctctgtctctgtctctctctatctctgtctctgtctctgtctctctctgtctctctctctctgtctctctttgtctctctctctgtctccatttgGACATTACAGTTTTCAGATAGATACCAAAAAGTTATcatgttttttcctttacctactttcagcatgcagctcttatcaagtgatcatttccaactatcatggtcatagctcccttctctctcccaactgccttctcccccagcacttgaggcaggtgGGGGACCAATACTCCCAgttgtttctgctgtccttgtgtattagtctcatgtccttttcatattccacaaataagtccagttattctatgtctgtccctctccttctgactcatttcacttagcatgatactctccatatctatccatttataagcaaatttcataactttgtaTTTTCTAATAACTTCAAAGCATTTATTCCATGctatagatgtaccataatttctttatccagtcacctgttcttgggcactcaggttgttttcagatcctggctcttgtgaatagtgctgcaatgaacatagaagtgcagatagcataTCTGCAATCATCAACTTTCAGATTTGCTGTGAATTGATTGCATAGTTTCTGTGCAAAATCTCTCTCCCAGATATCATGATTGATCATCCTTGAGGACTTTTTAAGTCGTCCAGACTTCCCAGGAAGAGAAGTAGCATGTCTTGGGGACTTTGCAGTTAGACGTGCACCACTTAACTCCTCCCTCTTCTAATTATTAGCTGTGTAATCTGGAAATCGCATGCCTTTTTGGAGTCTCAGTTTTCTTCAAAATGAGGGGAAGAAAGAACAATGGCAAAAAAAGCTATGGTGTAAAGAGTTTCTGAGGAATAAATGAAAACCTTCTCGACTGTGTCTAGGCTGCTGTGGGCTCTCAGGAGAAGGCTGGGGCATGGCTCAGATGATCACAGGGAAGCcctttccccagccccctcccagaaGATGAACAGCCAAAGGTAGATGCCAAATACAAAACCTTCTTTCCCTGCCTGGCAGCAACCTGGTGGGGGTGAACTCTAGATTTTCAGTTCCATCTTAGCCTTCTGTTTCCCTAACAGCAGAACGTAAAAAACAAAGTGGACGGTGGGGCCCCTGGACCCTGCCAGCCTGGTTACCCGTTGTGTCTTGGGACTCACAGGCCCTTCCAGGCACGTGTTGGTTGACAGGGTTATAATCAGCACCTCTAGGATGAGCCAGACGGGGAACGTCCCACAAGGAGTAAGGCCACAAGGAAATGTCATCCTTGAACAACTGAGGTCTGTAATTTTGCTCTACCCAGCTCTCTCTCCGCAGTTGCACAACAACTCTTGCTCCCCACGGATGCACCAGAGCTCAGTCTTGTCAGGGAAAGGTAACAGCAAGAAATTCCACAAAAGAATGAGTGACAGTAATTGGAAATAATTTGAGTCAAAGGGATATGAAAAACtagcttttttattattaattctcTCTTCATAATATAAATGATCATTTGTAACACATTTATTTTGACAGTCAtccaagactttaaaaatattccccCGCACCCATTATTAACTGTGATAATCAATTTCTTGACGATTATACTGATTAAGGAAATTATTCATTGACTGTATTTTTCATCTAGGATGTTTTTCAAATGTCACTTAAGTCTCGAGTTTAGAAAACCTTGCTATTACCCGGTGTGCAGAGTAAATGTAGACCCAATGGCATAAATATTATGAATAGTACCTCTTAGGACAAAATTTGATTTGTTTGAAGACCGATGACATTATAAAGGATAGTGGGGATGTCAGCAGAGGGAGTTGGTGTGCTATTTGATTTACTTAGCATCTTTGTCACTTTATAGATTGAGAGATGATTGATAGCTACATTAATATAGAATGTGTGTTAATATTAGAGCAGGCTTTAAGATCCTCGGTTCAAAAATCACCCCCTTCCTCAAATTGATATAATTTGGAAGAATGTGCCTTAAGAATAATGCTTCATAGGCTGTGAACCCTTTGATGTaagaattcttttgtttgtttttgtttaggaagCTAAATAAATGGTATCGAGGCATACAGTTTATACCCAAAAATATAACATGCAGGGACCAGAGAGGGAGATGGCACAGCGACAGGGCActacttgcctttcacacggttgacccaaggttcaatcccggcaccacatatggtccgctgagctctgccaggtgtgatccctgagctcagggtcaggaatgagtcctgaacacagctggattgggccctaaaacaaagcaaagcaaaacaaaaacaagagaaaatagaATGAACCATTTGCAGTATGTTTCCATCACTTgtctcacttgtcatcccgttgctcatcgatttgctcaagcgggcaccagtaacatccccattgtgagagttgttgttactgtttttggcatatcaaatatgccatgggtagcttgccgggctctccgagaggggcggaggaatcaaacctgggtcagccttgtacaagacaaatgccctacccactgtgatattgctccagcccaccaaaacaaaaagaaaaaaggaatagaaagCCTGAGGGGGCTGTTCTAGAAGGTTCCGTGGTTTGTTCCATCTAGACTTCACTAGGGCCCTCTGACCTcaccctgcagccccccacctgTCCCAGAGTCCCCAGGAGCTGCTCGGAGAAAGGGGCGCCGGGGTCGGGTGGTTGTGCTGGGCCACaaggggaccctctgggagggggctggagccgggTGACCCTGACTGGCTTCCTGGGCTGCTCACATGCCCCGGCAGGAGGGCCTGGCCATCCCTCTGTGGCTGCCCGGCTCCTTCCGCATCAGGAGCCACGTGACAGACACGACCACGTGCACCCTGGGGTCCCCACATGACACATCAGATGTCGGTCTCGGGGTCTGGTGACACCTCATATCTGTCATCTGTCATGGTCGGCAGCTCCTGTTTCCATAAGCtttaaacattgttttgttttttaatttttaaaatttatttattttaaccgaatcacagtgagatactgttacaaagttgttcatgattggatttcagtcatataatgttccatcatccatcccttcaccagtgtacatttctcatcaccaatgtccccagtttccctcctgccaccctccccaacctgcctctatgacaggcactttcttctctctctctttctctccctctctctctcacactctctgtctttctgtctctgtctctgtctctccctctttccctctctttttctctcctgggcatatggtttgcaatacagatactgaaaggttatcacgtatatccttttatctactttcaacattcagttcttgttcagagtgataatttcttttcttctttttttttttataagctattacatggaatttttaaatttttttctttttaaattgaatcactgtgagctacagttataaaaatttcaggtttgagtttcagtcatacaatgaccgaacacctggggctggagcaatagcacagccggtagggcatttgccttgcatacggctgacccgggttcaattcccagcatcccacatggtcccctgagcaccgccaggagttattcctgagtgcagagccaggaattagcccctgtgcatcgcttgggtgtgacccaaaaagccaaaaaaaaacaaaaaacaatgactcaacacccatccctccaccagtgtacattttccaccaccaatgtccccagtatcccccccacccctgccccacccctccccctgcctgtatggcagacaatttccctcttactctctctttctactaatgggcattatggtttgcactacagattgcagacactgagaggccatcgtgttctGTCCTTTGCCtgcttccagcacacatctcctatcccgagcaatctctccatccatcattgactcagtgatcccctctctatcccagccgccttctcccccagctcataaggcagcttccaaccatgcagtaatcttcctggcccttgtgtctactgtccttgggtgttcagagtcatcatttctaactattattatcAAATCAGTCCCTTTtctctcctaactgccctttgccccccgcccccacaacacacacttgcggcaagcttccaaccgttgacgagtcctcctggtccctgttttacctggccttggatattagtctcagactatttttttatatcccacaaatgagttcagtcaggCTTTATCTGTCCCTCCCCTTCcgactcatctcactcagcatgatgttctccatgcccgtccatttataagcaaatttcatgactttacttTTCCCAACAGCtgtgtagtactccattgtgtaagTGTACCATTGTGTCTTTAACCAGTCTGCTATTCTCGGGCACTGAGGTTGtctccagatttgggctattgcgAAGAGCAGAAGAGCACGTGGGTTTGGTACTGCTAATCTCTGGTAGAAATCTGTGATCTTCCTTCTACTTGATGTGCCAAGAAGGAAGACATTTTTCCATGATGCAAAGTAAGAGAAAACTATAAAGATTGTGTCAGTGAAGAGAAGTTTttcacacaggaaaaaaaaaaaaaagaaagttcatggACACTGGAAAACATGACGGTAGCCAGAAGGAAGCTGGTTTTTGAGACTGTTGCCAACAGAGGCAAAGGGCGGCCTCCCGAGCTTGCTTGCCGCCTTGACACATCTCTTGTCATTCCTAGTGTCACCACTGCTCTCCCCAGTCTCCGCTTTCTCTCATTGGTCCCTGATTCTCAAATGTTTCCATCTGCCAGGAATGCCCGTCATCCTCCTTCTCTGTTGCCTGTAACCGGATTAACTAGAGTGCCTGCAGGCAGAGCCATCACTCAAGCTGGTCCTTGTAATCCCTTCACACAACACACAAGGTTGGTAGAGGAGGCTCACAGGGTAAATCTTAGTCTGTCATagttttttattctaataaagttttattgaaacacagtCCACTCGTATGTTGACAGGTCGTCTACGATTGCTACCTGCTTCCTCTGGTTGCTACAATGGGATCCTCCAGGCCTCAACACTCATGATTAGTTCTTGACTGACAAGCTTTGCTGATCTTCCttaaaacactattttattaCGTGACTAACCTCCCccttccaaacacacacacacacacacacacacacacacacacatacacgagcacatgcatgcacgcgcGTACCCAAACATCAACTGAAATTGCTGGTCTACCTGCCAGTTTACTCACCCACCTAATCATAGTCTTAAGAACGGGGGCACTGGAGGCGACCACCTCATTTTAAACAGTTCTTCCAGTTGGGAGCTGAGTGACCTGGAGGAGGTTACTTCAGTGTCTGACCACTGGGGTTCTTCTTGGCAAAAATAGTGATGATAATAATCAATGCCCaaggtgtgtgtgtaagggggtggggtggcgtgAGGATGATCTGAGCAATACTCTTGCCGAGGTGCTTTGAATAGTGCCTGGCACAAAAGGCCCCAGCTCTCGGGACTCTTGTCACTCCCTCCACGGAGGTGTGCTCTGCTGGAAGTGCTCTGAGAGCCAGAACCTGCCTGCCGCGGCTCTTGCACTTGCTGAAGGAGACCATGAAAAGAGCAAGGCAGGCATATTCCTGGAAGATGAAGAACATGGCAAATACCCAGCATTGTAGACGAACTCCTTCCTTACCCAGAGCAGAAGGTTGATCGACGAATTTCGAGAGGCAAGGAAACAGATCTGCAAGGCTTTACCGAGGGCAAAGGAGCCGTGAAGCTGCTCAGTCTCAGGGATTCGCCTGCACCACGGGCAAGGAGCAGATGACATCTGGGGCGGCACCGGAGGACAGCTGTCTGGGGgacagagcgataggacagcagggcgGGTCTTTGCCTCTCGCATGGCCAgctggggttcgaaccctggcacccGTATCACCCTCttctagtagtgatccctgagcacagacagggatCTGTGGCCCAAGATCAAACCAACAGTGTTGGCATTCACCACTCTCCCGCTCCCATGACTCTTCTATATGCGCGGGGCAGTGGACTGGAATGGAGTCTCTAAATCCCTGTGTACATGACCATTAAATTAGCCAACGGTGTCCCCACCTCCCAATGGCTCCCAAGGAGACTAGACACCTTGTAGGGatcccgtgcctcagtttcccccctcgTCTGGGCCAGTGCTTCCTCGAGCTCTTTCTAATCTGCAGCCCCTGAGTTCTAACCCCAGGTCACTGGCCCTGTCCCTCTAAGAGGCGCTGTGCTAATTTTCCATGATTAGAAGATTTTCAAAGGTCTCTGCCAGTTTTTATCAAGGCATCAAAAGCAATTATTACAATTAATGCAATTTCCCATGTGTTACTCTTCCAGAAGAGCTATTTCAGGGTAGGTCTGCCATCTGCCCGCTTCAGAGTGACAAACCAGTATTTAATTCCATCCAGCATGCCAGGTTTTGCATGGAAAGCCTCTGAGAGCATGCTCAGAGGGACAGACCATTCCAGTGTGGGCACGTTGGGTCCTCTGAGGTCTAGGGCCATTCACACATCCCTCCTACAAGGTGGTGAGGACTGGGCGGCTGAGGAGGAGGCATGAAGAATCAATGCAGCCTCTTGGAAAGAATTGGCAGACATTTGTTTCTGCAGACAAAGCTATCCACCAGCAGAGGGCGCTCCTTTGGCCCGCTACTCTGTTCTCCTTaacacacacttcacacacacacacacacacacacacacacacacacacacacacacacacacacacacgagaaagagagagagagagagagagagagagagagagagagagagagagagagagagagagagagagagagagagagagagagactcatgaTGATGCCACTTACCCTGGGTTTTGATGTGGCTTGCTGGGACAACACAGGCTGAGTTTGCAAGAAAGAGGCAAAATATCGAAATTGTCGAGAtcaggtgtttggtttggtttttctttcaaCCCTGAGAAACAGGCAGTTCAGATTCAGCCATCCAAGATCAAGTGGAAAAACATCCCTAACTCCTTgctgctgttatttttattttttgaaagaaaaggcaGGTGTGGTGGCCATCTTTGCCTTCTTGTTCAACAGGGGTTTGGGGGCTTGAGAAATGGAAAGAGGCAGAATCTGGTTTTGCAAGCTCCATGCTGCCCAATGGCTAGAAAACTCAGATTTCTCAGCCACCCTCTTCCTCTGAGCCAGATCTGGCTGCAGAGCTGCTCAGCCGAGTGAAAAGAGGAAGAGGCAGCCTTTTCCCTGGAGGATGGGATTTGCAGAGACGGTGAGAAACGCACCAGCTCTTCTCCCCATTCACGCATTGGGTGCAAATCGCCATTTCTCAGGCTTGGCACCTCTTTCTTTTCCAATACCCGAGACGCTTTCGGGTGAGATATTTACTTCTCTCCGGGAGATATTTATACACTCAGGGCGTACTAtctaaatggttttttttttgtttcaagtgACTGAATGTCTCTGATAATGTTTTCACCCCCAAGCTttgccttatctttttttttttctttttgggtaacacccggtgatgctcagggtttactcctggctttgcacttgggaattactcctggcagtgctggtggaccatatgggatgccggggatcgaatctggatcagcgtgtgcaaggcaaatgccctccccactgtactatcactctagcccctgcttTGCCTTATTCTAAGGCTCTTGTCCTTCCTGTGGGCCCCGGAAAGCACCACAGGCTGCTAAGACACAGCTAGAAAATACATTTGGAACCTGCAGAGGCACTTTGGCACTTGTGGCGTTTGTTCATCAGGAAACAGACTTGTCCTTCTGGCTAAACCAAGGACATTTGTTGGGAGgagggtctttttaaaaaatttttaaattttttatttggatcACAATGTgaaaacttacaaagctttcaggctcagtcaaacccccatcccttcaccagtgcacgtgttccaccaccaaggacccaagtatacctcccatcccatccccccaccccggcctgtgtggctgatgattttcactttactttctctttactttgattacattcagtatttcagcagaaaaaatcactattattatttggaattttcccccaacaatcagacctgccgaagaGGCATcatatgataatttgttttccattgctgagaatgaagagcatatgaggtcgtgtggccacgcggttttggatttccggtactttagtaattaagtccagagaaatttctgccagaagtcgcatcactgcaagctcgtgcCTCTGTTTAGTGGCCTTAtaaggtggcggtcgccatgctgctgccggggaaaggaaaggccgagagagaaaaacctttcccctcccggggaggCGTGGGGCTGTAgcttggttcacagtctagaggcatttctgcaagaagccgctgggtgccgaaagcaGTTAAAGGGCCTCCGGGATCACGGGCGTTCAGGAACGGAGGGGCCGTTGGTGTGCGGCCGCTCGGGGTCTGGCGGGATCTTGACTGTGGCTGCCTGTGACAGGGCGGTAGAGGGCACACAGTAACGCTTGCTGGTGCTGGAAAGCTTCACATTTTCCTGCAGTCCTTGGAGCCCCGGGTGTATTCTCACTTGAGTGCAAAAGAAGTTGAGAGGGccagttattatttttagttCCTAAAAACACCATTGAATGGGCCGAGCCGTAGTACAGAGAGCAGGGCctttgctttgtatgcggccaacccgggttccatcccctttgtcctatgtggtcccctgggcacctccaggaataagccatgagcacagtgcaaggagtaaaccctgggcatagccaggtgtatctcccaaacaaaacaaaaggaaaacaggggctggagcaatagcacagtgggtagggcatttgccttgcacgcagctgacccgggttcgattcccagcatcccatatggtcccctgagcaccgccagggataattcctgagtgcagagccaggagtaacccctgtgcatcgccaggtgtgatccaaaaagcaaaaaaaaacaaaaggaaaagaaacaaaaaaaaccctcaccaCTTGTTCACCCAACATGTTCCAGCTGTGTGCCTATTATATTTATATTGGCTCCTTGTAAACCGAAGTTCGCCTTTCTGGCCTGAAGACAATTGGTAGCAAGATTTGTGGAGGGCTCTGGAGTGAAGCGTGGGCGGGACACGCATGGGCTCGGCAGGGAATCACGGGACTGGCCACCTCCTTTCCTCTGCACATCTGTGTGGAATTGCAGGTTCTGAGGTAGCGCAGTGCCTGGTGTCACCTAGAGAGCACTTCTGGGTGGAAGATCAACAGTCAGTAgggaagggaccaggatgacaagAATAGCTGGAAATGGTCACGCTgggtaagaactgagtgttgggaCTAGGGAAAGGGATATAGGTGATAACCAATAACCTTTTAGTATtcgtattgcaaaccacgatgcccaaaggggggggggagagagagagagagagagagggagagagagaggtgcctgccatagagccatagaggcaggcgggggcggTGGT includes:
- the LOC101539575 gene encoding 60S ribosomal protein L27-like, producing MKPGKVVLALARRYSGHKAVIVKNIDDGTSGRPYSHALVAGIDRYPRKVTADMGKKKIAKRSKIKSFVKVYNYNHLMRTRYSVDIPLDKTILNKDVFRDPALKHKARREAKVKFEERYKTGKNKWFFQKLQF